The Candidatus Latescibacterota bacterium genome has a segment encoding these proteins:
- the sdhD gene encoding succinate dehydrogenase, hydrophobic membrane anchor protein, whose translation MKYRETTRSGGALPWLFQRISGVYLAVVLFVHVVNLHILIDGEIGYAAIAERVATPLWKTINISFLIVALFHGLYGLWIVLEDYIHIGWLRVLIYSVIATIALVFAIFGTLTMITFQYGG comes from the coding sequence ATGAAATACAGGGAAACAACGAGATCCGGCGGCGCACTTCCGTGGCTTTTCCAGAGGATCTCTGGTGTCTACCTGGCCGTAGTCCTTTTCGTCCATGTGGTGAATCTCCACATACTGATAGACGGAGAGATCGGCTACGCCGCCATAGCGGAGCGCGTCGCGACCCCGCTGTGGAAGACTATTAATATCTCGTTTCTTATCGTGGCACTTTTTCACGGTCTGTACGGACTGTGGATAGTGCTCGAAGACTATATTCACATAGGGTGGTTGAGGGTCCTGATCTATAGCGTCATCGCCACGATCGCGCTTGTGTTCGCGATCTTTGGAACCCTTACCATGATAACATTCCAGTACGGAGGTTGA